CCTGCGTCGGCGGCTCCCGCGCCGACCTCGCCGGTGCTGCTCAACGGCACCGATGACGCCTTCATCCAGCTACTGCTTCCGATGAACGAGGGCGCGCTCGCGTTGATCGACGCGCTCGACGCCCGTCCGTCGGGCGCCGACCCCGCGCTGCGCGCCGTCCTCGGTGACATCCGGGCGGCGCACCGGGCCGAGTCGGTGGAACTGCGGGGGCTGCTGGCCGCCGGCAACAGGCCGGAACAGAACATCCATGCGGGGCATCAGATGCCCGGCATGGTCACCGACGTCGCTCTCGCCGAGCTGCGAGCCGCACCCGCTGCCGAGGTGCCCACCCGGGCGGTCGGTCTGCTCCGGGCGCACCTCGCGCAGACAGTCGTGCTGTGCCGGGGTGAGCAGACCGCCGGGGGCAGCCCGGAGGTGCGGACCCTGGCCGGCCGGATCCAGGAGGCGCGGGCCGCCGAGCTGGACGCTCTGGCACGTCAGCCCGGCGGGACCGGTGCTCCGCCGGCCAACTGAGCCGGCGCGGGGCCGGTCAGGCGGGCGTCGGGTGGTCTGACTCGAACCGGGAGCGGGTGAGGAACGCCAGTCGCGCGCGCTTGTCCGGCATGTCGATCTCGGCGTCGAAGGTGAAGCCCTCGATCTCCAGTCGGCGCAGCGCGAGGTGGTTGCGGACGTCCGGCTCGACCACGATCCGCTGGGCGGCCGGGTCACTGAACAGGAAACGGGCCAGGGCGGGGCCGACGGCGTTCGTCAGGCCGCGGGCGAGGTGACGGGCGGGGCAGAGCAGCAGGTGCATCCCGACGTCCCCGGGCTGTACGGCGTACCGCTCGCCGACCGGGTCCGCCTCGGGCTGGTAGCTCTGGAACAGGCCGACCGGCTCGCCGTCGATCCTGATCAGGTACGCGTGGTGGGTGGGCAGGCCGTCGACGAAGGTGTAGATCTCGTGGACCTGGTCGACGGTGTGTGAGCCCATGCCCCAGAACGAGTTGCGGGGGAGGGTGACCCACCCGTGCAGGAGCGCGGCGTCCCGGTCGGGCGCGACGGGCGTCAACGTCAGCTCGCCGAGTTCGGTGATCTTCTCCTGGTATGTCATGTCGCGGGGTCCTTCGCTGGTCGGGGTGATCGCGCCCGGGTTGACGTGAGGGGGACACGCGTTCCACGCGCGGCGCGAGTTAGGTTACCCTCCCCTAACTAAAGGCTCGCCTTACCTGGAGGGGTGCGTGAAACGGAACTGGGAAGCCCTGGTCCTCAAGGCCATGGGAGGCCGGGACTTTCAGTTGACGGTGCGGGCCACCGAGTCGGTGGACGGGCACTACCAGCGGCTGCTCCTGGACGACGGCGGCCTGCTGGAGGCGTGCGGGGTGCACCCCACGATGTGGGTCCGGCTGTGGTTCGACAACGACGGCCGGGCACATCAGCGGGCGTACACGCTTGTCGACCCCGACCCCGCGAACGGCCGGTTCAGCCTCGAATTCGCCATCCACGACGGCTGCGCGGCCCGCTGGGCAACCACGGCGCAGGTCGGCGACACAATCGTCGCCACCGTCCAGGGCAGCGCGTTCCAACTGCCCGACCCAGCGCCCGAGCACCTCTACCTCGTCGGCGACGCGGCGTCCCTGCCGGCGGTGAACAGCCTGCTCGACGCCAACGCCGACATCCCGGCGACGGTCTGGCTTGAGTACGCCCACGAGGGCGAGAAGGCCCTCACGCCGCGTGCCCGGGCACACCATGCCATCACCTGGGTCCCCCGGGACACGGACGGCCGACACCTCGTCGAACGGGTCCGCTCCGATCTGCCCGCCAACGACGCCGCGCACTACTGGGTGGCCTGCGAGGCGGCCACCACCCGCGGCATCACCCGACACATCCGCCGGACGCTCGGCGTCGACAAGGACCGGCTGACCTCGCTCGGCTACTGGAGAGCGCCGTGAGAGGCCGACTCGGCACCCTGACCGCGCTGTACGTCACTCAGTACCTCGGCATCGGCTTCATCACCGTCGGGCTGACAGCCATCCTGCGTGACGGCGGCACCTCCCTGGACACCCTCGCGTTGTTGCAGGTAGTCGGCCTGATCTGGCCCATCAAGTTTCTCTGGGCACCGATCCTCGACCGCTACGGCTCCCAGCGTCGCGGCCACTACCGGTCCTGGCTCCTCGTCCTGCAGAGCGCCCTGGTGCTGGCTCTGCTGGCGCTGCTGCCGTTCTCCCGCCCGGCCGACGCGCTCGGCCCGGTCATCGCCATCTGCGCCGCGTACGTCTTCTTCTCCGCCACGCAGGACATCGCCGTGGACGCCGTCGCCGTACGGATGCTCGGCGAGGCGGACCGGGGGACCGGCAACGGCATCCAGGTGGCGGCGAGCTACCTCGGCAACCTGCTCGGCGGCGGCGCCTGCGTGCTTGTCTACGACCGGTTCGGCTGGGCGTCGGCGGTCGGCCTGCTGGCGGCGTTGACAGCGGTCGGCCTGCTTGTGGTGTGGCGGTTCTCCGAGCCCGCCCGGACGGATCGGGTGGAACGCGTCGGCACGGCCTACCGGGCGCTGCTGTCGGTGTTCGGTCAGCCCGGCTGCCGGTGGTGGACCTTCGGCGTCGTGCCGCTTGTCTACGTCGGCGCGGGCATGGCGTACGCCCTGGTGACGCCCGCCCTGGTGGACGCCGGGTGGTCGCTGGGCCGGATCGGCGTGGTGACCGGCGTGGTGACCAGCGCGCCGGCCATCGTTGCCGGCCTGGTCGCCGGTGTGGGCATCGGGCGGTTCGGGCGCGGCAGGATGCTCGTGGCAGGCGGCGTGACCCTCGCGGTGTCGACGGCGACGCTGCTGCCGCTGTTGAACGGCCGCGCGCCGCTGGGCGGGACGATCGCCGCGCTCTGCTTGTTCATGGTGGCCTACACGATCGCCAACGTCGTGCTCTACACGGTCAACATGGACTACTCACGACCGGGCACCGGCGGCACCGACTTCACAGTCCTGTCGTCGTTCGGTCTGGTCTGCTCGTTCGTGGCCGCGTCGGTGGGCCTGGCGGCGGCCGACCGGATCGGCTACCCGCCGGTCGCGGTCGCCGCCATCGTGCTGGTGGCCGCCGGGGTCGCGCTCGGCCTCGCGCACCAGCGGCGTTTTCCCCGCACGCCAACCGCCACCGAGCCGGCCACCGAGCCGGCCACCGAGCGCCCGTCGGCCGACAGCGTGCGGGCAGCGGTGTGACACTCGTCCAGCCGGTCGCCGTCACCACGGCGGCGACCCGAATGCCGCACCGCTGGCTCATCCTGGCTGTCCTCTGTGTCGCCCAGCTCGTCGTGGTGCTGGACAACACGGTGCTGACCGTTGCGGTGCCGGTGCTCACCACCGAGCTGGACGCCAGCACCGCCGACGTGCAGTGGATGATCAACGCGTACGCCCTGGTGTTGTCCGGGTTGCTGCTCACGGCGGGGGCCGCCGCCGACAGGTACGGCCGGCGGCGGATGCTGCTCGCCGGGCTCGTCCTGTTCGGACTCGGCTCGCTGGTGGCCGGTCTCGCGAGCACCAGCGGTCAACTGATCGCCGCCCGGGCGGGAATGGGCGTCGGCGGGGCCCTGCTTGTCACCTCGACGCTCGCGGTGGCGATGCAGGTCTTCGACGGCCCGGAACGGTCCCGGGCGATCGGCATCTGGGCGGCCACCAGCGCCTTGGGCTTCGCGGTCGGGCCGCCGATCGGCGGCACCATCCTGGCCCACCTGCCGTGGGGCGCAATCTTCCTGCTGAACGTCCCCATCGTGCTGGCCTGCCTGCTCGTCGGCCGGGTGCTCGTGCCGGAGTCCCGTGGTCCGGGTGGTGGCCGACTCGACGTGTGGGGTGCCACGCTCTCCACCGCCGGGCTCACCGCCGTCGTCTTCTCGATCATCGCCGGGCCGGAGCGGGGCTGGGTGTCGACCGAGGTGGTCGGCGCGGCTGTCGTCGGCGTGGTCCTGCTCGGGTTGTTCGTCAGTTGGGAGCGGCGGATCACCCACCCCATGCTGGACATGCACTTCTTCCGGGACCGCCGGTTCGTCGGCGCGGTCTCCGGCGTCGTCCTGATCACCTTCGGGGCGACCGGCGCGCTGTTCCTGTTGACCCAGCACCTGCAGTTCGTCCGCGGTTACCCGGCCTGGGAGGCGGGCCTGCGGATGGCGCCCTTCGCCCTGTCCATCGTGTTGCTCAACGTCAGCGGCGTCGCCGCCGCCGTGATCCGCCGTCTCGGACTGGCCGCCGCCATCGCCGTCGGCATGGCGTTGCTCGCGGCCGGCCTCGCTGCAGTGACCCTCGTGTCCTCCGACGGGTACGCGGTGCTGCTCGGCGGCCTGCTCGTCATGGGCGTCGGTTGCTCCCTGGCGAACCCCGCGATCGTGGAGGCGGTGATGAGCGCGATCCCGGCCGAGAAGGCCGGCGCCGGCGCGGGTGTGGACGGGAC
The DNA window shown above is from Micromonospora lupini and carries:
- a CDS encoding DUF305 domain-containing protein, which codes for MVTLAATALAVGLARNAGGVDPTAAPASAAPTPASAAPAPTSPVLLNGTDDAFIQLLLPMNEGALALIDALDARPSGADPALRAVLGDIRAAHRAESVELRGLLAAGNRPEQNIHAGHQMPGMVTDVALAELRAAPAAEVPTRAVGLLRAHLAQTVVLCRGEQTAGGSPEVRTLAGRIQEARAAELDALARQPGGTGAPPAN
- a CDS encoding GNAT family N-acetyltransferase, which produces MTYQEKITELGELTLTPVAPDRDAALLHGWVTLPRNSFWGMGSHTVDQVHEIYTFVDGLPTHHAYLIRIDGEPVGLFQSYQPEADPVGERYAVQPGDVGMHLLLCPARHLARGLTNAVGPALARFLFSDPAAQRIVVEPDVRNHLALRRLEIEGFTFDAEIDMPDKRARLAFLTRSRFESDHPTPA
- a CDS encoding siderophore-interacting protein, which encodes MKRNWEALVLKAMGGRDFQLTVRATESVDGHYQRLLLDDGGLLEACGVHPTMWVRLWFDNDGRAHQRAYTLVDPDPANGRFSLEFAIHDGCAARWATTAQVGDTIVATVQGSAFQLPDPAPEHLYLVGDAASLPAVNSLLDANADIPATVWLEYAHEGEKALTPRARAHHAITWVPRDTDGRHLVERVRSDLPANDAAHYWVACEAATTRGITRHIRRTLGVDKDRLTSLGYWRAP
- a CDS encoding MFS transporter is translated as MRGRLGTLTALYVTQYLGIGFITVGLTAILRDGGTSLDTLALLQVVGLIWPIKFLWAPILDRYGSQRRGHYRSWLLVLQSALVLALLALLPFSRPADALGPVIAICAAYVFFSATQDIAVDAVAVRMLGEADRGTGNGIQVAASYLGNLLGGGACVLVYDRFGWASAVGLLAALTAVGLLVVWRFSEPARTDRVERVGTAYRALLSVFGQPGCRWWTFGVVPLVYVGAGMAYALVTPALVDAGWSLGRIGVVTGVVTSAPAIVAGLVAGVGIGRFGRGRMLVAGGVTLAVSTATLLPLLNGRAPLGGTIAALCLFMVAYTIANVVLYTVNMDYSRPGTGGTDFTVLSSFGLVCSFVAASVGLAAADRIGYPPVAVAAIVLVAAGVALGLAHQRRFPRTPTATEPATEPATERPSADSVRAAV
- a CDS encoding MFS transporter; amino-acid sequence: MPHRWLILAVLCVAQLVVVLDNTVLTVAVPVLTTELDASTADVQWMINAYALVLSGLLLTAGAAADRYGRRRMLLAGLVLFGLGSLVAGLASTSGQLIAARAGMGVGGALLVTSTLAVAMQVFDGPERSRAIGIWAATSALGFAVGPPIGGTILAHLPWGAIFLLNVPIVLACLLVGRVLVPESRGPGGGRLDVWGATLSTAGLTAVVFSIIAGPERGWVSTEVVGAAVVGVVLLGLFVSWERRITHPMLDMHFFRDRRFVGAVSGVVLITFGATGALFLLTQHLQFVRGYPAWEAGLRMAPFALSIVLLNVSGVAAAVIRRLGLAAAIAVGMALLAAGLAAVTLVSSDGYAVLLGGLLVMGVGCSLANPAIVEAVMSAIPAEKAGAGAGVDGTMTEVGSSLGVAVLGAVLNARFAALLPAGLAGAQSYPAALAAADGPQRAAVTSAFASALETGQLVGAAAVLAGGLLAAALLRRAG